In Candidatus Kaistella beijingensis, a genomic segment contains:
- a CDS encoding M12 family metallo-peptidase, with protein MKKIFQLGFSLAFFAFGFSQELKPIAEKVKNAQLKNKSFVKYDLFTTDRSPQKQDLYKSAAEGVTVMNLNKLEIKRVTNERPETMEMTFPFEGKSITVELVKNNIFTSDFKVNTDKGSVNYTPGVYYQGIVKGDEESLVAISFFNNDVVGVTSIKDVGNIILGKAKNSEDFVSYSDHKLKGENPFKCAADEIEENKLPVIKYDPAMLTTKKTDNCVRIYYEVCNQPYKDNGSNVTTTTNWLTAVHNNIGTLYNNDAITVALSEIYIWTTADPYTGTYSQNLAAFRTNRPTFNGDLAHLVNSPATTSVAYVNSLCTTSKHAYSGISLSYSNVPVYSWTIMAMTHEMGHSLGSPHTHACAWNGNSTAIDGCGPSAGYSEGCNAPLPTNGGTIMSYCHLVPSVKIDFLNGFGPQPAALIRNTVNSKGCLGTNCTTSCAITVTGMSITNVTSNSATATIVDNTSTSWKYRLSKMDGTVVTAGNTTNKVINFTNLTDGTYYKIAVGTDCSGPQAFAFEQLLLTDANWCSGTLFTDTGGATGNYQDGQNFVKTFYPANPSDKLKLTFTQFDTEAGYDFMNVYDGPSIASPRFANGSSLSGTTIPGPFQSTHSTGAITVRFTSDAGLTGAGWVASFNCITLATSESTIGNSVSVTKVSKDIFKILSKEKILSYQMFDTSGKLVKNSGKISSYEEKVDLSGYPLGTYVVSIVTTKETITKKVIR; from the coding sequence ATGAAGAAAATTTTCCAATTGGGTTTCAGTTTGGCATTTTTCGCATTTGGTTTTTCGCAGGAGCTAAAGCCTATTGCAGAAAAAGTTAAGAATGCACAGCTGAAAAACAAAAGCTTTGTGAAATACGATCTCTTTACCACAGATCGTTCGCCGCAGAAGCAAGATCTTTACAAATCTGCTGCAGAAGGTGTTACCGTAATGAACCTCAATAAATTAGAAATTAAGAGAGTTACCAACGAGCGGCCAGAGACAATGGAGATGACTTTCCCTTTTGAAGGAAAGAGCATTACCGTAGAATTAGTGAAAAACAATATTTTCACCAGCGATTTTAAGGTGAATACCGATAAAGGTTCAGTAAATTATACACCGGGTGTTTACTATCAGGGAATTGTGAAGGGAGATGAGGAGTCTTTGGTTGCAATCAGCTTTTTTAATAATGATGTGGTGGGAGTAACTTCTATTAAAGACGTTGGGAACATCATTTTAGGAAAGGCAAAAAATTCTGAAGACTTTGTATCGTACAGTGACCACAAACTGAAAGGAGAAAATCCCTTCAAATGTGCTGCAGACGAGATTGAAGAAAATAAGCTTCCTGTAATAAAATATGATCCAGCGATGCTTACGACCAAAAAGACGGATAATTGTGTCCGCATTTATTATGAAGTGTGTAATCAACCTTACAAAGATAATGGAAGCAACGTAACAACTACAACAAACTGGTTGACTGCAGTACACAATAATATCGGAACACTTTATAACAACGATGCAATTACTGTGGCTTTAAGTGAAATCTACATTTGGACTACTGCGGATCCTTATACCGGGACATACAGCCAAAATTTGGCGGCTTTTAGAACTAACAGACCTACGTTCAACGGAGATTTGGCTCATTTGGTAAATTCACCTGCGACAACCAGCGTTGCATACGTAAATTCGCTTTGTACAACGTCCAAACATGCTTACTCGGGAATTTCCCTAAGTTACTCCAATGTTCCGGTGTACTCGTGGACGATCATGGCGATGACCCACGAAATGGGACACAGTTTGGGATCACCTCACACCCACGCTTGTGCATGGAACGGAAACAGTACAGCCATTGACGGTTGTGGTCCTTCTGCAGGATATAGTGAAGGATGTAATGCACCGCTGCCTACAAATGGTGGTACAATAATGAGTTACTGTCATTTGGTCCCATCTGTAAAAATTGATTTTTTGAATGGATTCGGACCGCAACCAGCCGCATTAATTAGAAATACTGTAAATTCAAAAGGTTGTTTGGGCACAAATTGTACCACCTCTTGTGCCATAACGGTTACAGGAATGAGCATTACGAACGTGACCAGCAATTCTGCAACAGCAACGATTGTTGATAATACTTCCACCAGCTGGAAATACAGGCTTTCTAAGATGGATGGAACAGTTGTAACTGCTGGGAACACCACCAATAAAGTCATTAATTTCACCAATCTAACGGATGGAACGTACTACAAAATTGCGGTAGGAACGGATTGTTCTGGTCCTCAAGCTTTTGCTTTTGAGCAGCTGTTGCTTACCGATGCAAACTGGTGCAGCGGTACTTTATTTACCGATACAGGTGGTGCAACTGGAAATTATCAGGATGGGCAGAATTTTGTAAAAACTTTTTACCCAGCAAATCCTTCCGATAAATTGAAATTAACATTCACGCAATTCGATACAGAGGCTGGTTACGACTTCATGAATGTTTATGACGGTCCTTCAATCGCGTCGCCACGATTTGCAAATGGTTCGTCGTTAAGCGGAACCACCATTCCGGGACCATTCCAGTCAACACATTCTACTGGTGCAATTACCGTGAGATTTACTTCTGATGCAGGATTAACCGGTGCAGGCTGGGTTGCTTCTTTCAACTGTATTACTTTGGCTACTTCGGAATCAACTATCGGCAATTCCGTGAGCGTAACCAAAGTTTCCAAAGATATTTTCAAAATTTTGTCGAAAGAGAAAATTCTTTCATACCAAATGTTTGATACCTCAGGAAAATTAGTCAAAAACTCAGGTAAAATCAGTTCGTACGAAGAAAAAGTTGATTTGTCAGGTTACCCTTTAGGAACTTATGTTGTAAGCATCGTAACTACTAAGGAAACCATTACGAAAAAAGTAATCAGGTAA
- a CDS encoding CopD family protein, which translates to MLYTIIKAVHIIFMVSYFAGIFYLVRLFVYYKDTDAFDESKKQILREQYIFMARRLWNIITVPAGTIMAVSGLAMIFLNSGLMKMPWFHLKITFLVGLAIYHYWCWKKVLQIKNLNGNPLPIKNIKLRQANEIATFLLFLVVFTVILKSMVIELWWQLIVGFFVLVFLIMMTVKLVNKKKQ; encoded by the coding sequence ATGCTTTACACTATAATTAAAGCGGTTCATATCATTTTTATGGTGAGCTACTTTGCGGGCATATTTTATCTCGTTAGATTGTTTGTTTATTATAAAGATACGGACGCTTTTGATGAATCTAAAAAACAAATACTGCGCGAACAATACATTTTCATGGCTCGAAGATTGTGGAACATCATCACCGTTCCCGCAGGAACAATCATGGCAGTCAGCGGATTAGCAATGATTTTTCTCAATTCAGGATTAATGAAAATGCCGTGGTTTCACCTGAAAATCACCTTTCTTGTCGGACTCGCCATTTATCATTATTGGTGTTGGAAAAAAGTGTTGCAAATCAAAAATCTTAACGGAAATCCTTTACCCATCAAAAACATTAAACTTCGGCAAGCCAACGAAATTGCAACCTTCCTTTTATTTCTTGTGGTTTTTACGGTGATCCTAAAATCAATGGTTATCGAATTATGGTGGCAATTAATCGTGGGATTTTTCGTTTTGGTATTTTTAATAATGATGACGGTAAAGTTAGTGAACAAGAAAAAACAATAA
- a CDS encoding ABC transporter permease subunit: MIAIFKKELWSYFGNWSAWLIIGAFSLIGTLFLFFFENDSNIFDIGTASLQSYFVLVPWLLMFIIPAISMKTLAEEQQAGTLNWLFSQPLKISEIVLGKFLSVWLVGILCLLPSVVYLYTVYVLGVPEGNIDLGATFGSYFGLIILTAAFSAVGILASSLSQNQIMAYLLGVFLCFIFYFGIEQLASYKLLGGADYVLSNVGFYQHFLGFSRGLIDVGDICYFLLVIGICLFLAKVFVEKKK, from the coding sequence ATGATTGCTATATTTAAAAAAGAACTTTGGAGTTATTTCGGTAACTGGAGCGCGTGGTTAATCATTGGTGCTTTCAGTTTGATCGGGACGCTCTTTTTATTTTTCTTCGAGAACGATTCCAATATTTTCGATATCGGAACGGCAAGTTTGCAGAGTTATTTTGTACTCGTTCCTTGGTTGTTGATGTTCATCATTCCCGCAATTTCTATGAAAACTTTGGCGGAAGAACAACAAGCAGGAACCTTGAACTGGCTTTTTTCGCAACCCTTGAAAATTTCAGAAATCGTTTTGGGAAAATTTTTGTCGGTTTGGTTGGTCGGGATTTTATGTTTGCTTCCTTCGGTGGTTTATTTGTACACCGTTTATGTTTTAGGAGTTCCGGAAGGAAATATTGATTTGGGTGCCACTTTCGGCAGTTATTTTGGACTGATTATTTTGACCGCCGCTTTTTCAGCTGTTGGAATTTTAGCTTCATCCCTTTCTCAAAACCAGATTATGGCTTATTTGCTCGGCGTTTTTCTTTGTTTCATTTTCTATTTTGGGATTGAGCAATTGGCGAGTTACAAACTTTTAGGTGGCGCTGATTATGTACTTTCTAATGTAGGATTTTATCAGCATTTTCTAGGGTTTTCCAGAGGTCTGATTGATGTGGGAGACATTTGCTATTTTCTTTTAGTCATTGGAATCTGCCTGTTTTTAGCGAAAGTTTTTGTTGAAAAGAAAAAGTAA
- the gldG gene encoding gliding motility-associated ABC transporter substrate-binding protein GldG: protein MNKKNIIYIILATLLLMGVFRIFSKRFDLTQEKRYTLSKSTVKILESIKKPLVVDVYLEGDFPASFRQLQNETKFMLEEFRKINPKIDFKFIDPVKTKMSKDTLAAMGMQPSILPDMKDGKISEIVMFPYATLQYNNYGTSIPLIINQSGIDASEQLSKSIENLEYNFASNIKSLIEEHKKNIGVLINQDELRPDEFRGFMEMALENYNAGPIIPENQKELTVADVPKLNKMDAIVIAKPRKAFTDGEKVILDQYIMNGGKTLWMIDGVNAEMDTLFHAKKIMAYPMDTNLGDFFFNYGLRINPGLVKDMKKSALIRIVSGEVAGNPQYSSFLWPYFPLGIAETKNPITKNLNPVKFEFPTSIDTLGRKNIKTNVLFQSSERTNIKQVPNYVALAEIVKTDSLSEFDKPTAPKIFAVSLEGKFTSVYANRSERSSYPNFKRQSPENKMIVIADGDVGRNQMYKGNPLPLGEDLLTKQSYGNEQFLRNCLDFLLDDSNLMELRNRNIEARLLDRQRIDEEKTNWQWFNLLLPLAIVAFLGGLFFWLRKRKFG from the coding sequence ATGAACAAAAAAAATATCATCTATATCATTCTTGCCACTCTCTTGTTGATGGGCGTTTTCAGAATATTTTCTAAACGCTTCGATTTAACTCAGGAAAAAAGATACACCCTTTCCAAATCCACCGTAAAAATTTTAGAATCCATAAAAAAACCTTTGGTTGTGGATGTTTATTTGGAAGGCGATTTCCCGGCAAGCTTCCGACAGTTGCAGAATGAAACCAAATTCATGCTCGAAGAATTTAGAAAAATTAATCCAAAAATTGACTTTAAGTTCATTGATCCCGTCAAAACCAAAATGTCGAAAGATACTTTAGCGGCTATGGGAATGCAGCCTTCGATTCTTCCCGACATGAAGGACGGGAAAATTTCCGAAATCGTGATGTTTCCTTATGCAACGCTGCAGTACAACAACTATGGAACTTCAATACCTTTAATCATCAACCAAAGCGGAATTGACGCTTCCGAACAATTGAGCAAATCCATCGAAAACTTGGAATATAATTTTGCTTCAAATATTAAATCCCTCATTGAAGAGCACAAAAAAAACATTGGCGTATTAATTAATCAAGATGAATTGCGCCCCGATGAATTCCGTGGATTTATGGAAATGGCGCTGGAAAATTACAACGCAGGACCAATTATTCCCGAAAATCAAAAGGAACTTACGGTCGCAGATGTTCCAAAACTCAACAAAATGGATGCGATCGTTATCGCAAAACCAAGAAAAGCATTTACCGATGGCGAAAAGGTAATTCTAGACCAGTATATTATGAACGGTGGAAAAACTTTGTGGATGATTGATGGGGTAAATGCTGAAATGGACACACTTTTCCACGCCAAGAAAATCATGGCTTATCCGATGGATACGAATCTTGGCGATTTCTTTTTCAATTACGGTTTGCGAATAAATCCAGGTTTGGTGAAGGACATGAAAAAATCTGCACTCATCAGAATTGTTTCCGGTGAAGTCGCTGGAAATCCCCAATACAGCAGTTTTCTTTGGCCTTATTTTCCGCTTGGAATTGCTGAAACCAAAAATCCAATCACCAAAAATTTAAACCCTGTAAAGTTTGAGTTTCCTACATCCATTGACACTTTGGGTAGAAAAAATATTAAAACCAACGTACTTTTTCAATCGAGTGAAAGGACCAATATTAAGCAAGTTCCAAATTATGTGGCTTTGGCGGAAATCGTAAAAACCGACTCTTTAAGCGAATTCGACAAACCCACTGCGCCGAAAATCTTTGCGGTAAGTCTGGAAGGTAAATTCACTTCCGTTTATGCTAATAGAAGCGAACGAAGTTCTTATCCTAATTTTAAAAGGCAAAGTCCTGAAAATAAAATGATTGTAATTGCAGACGGCGATGTTGGGAGAAACCAAATGTACAAAGGAAATCCGCTTCCTCTCGGTGAAGATTTGCTGACCAAACAATCTTATGGCAACGAACAATTTTTAAGAAACTGTCTTGATTTTCTACTCGACGATTCCAATTTAATGGAACTTCGAAACCGAAATATTGAAGCCCGACTTCTCGACCGACAAAGAATTGATGAGGAAAAAACCAATTGGCAATGGTTTAATTTGCTGCTTCCTTTAGCAATCGTCGCATTTTTGGGCGGATTGTTTTTCTGGTTGCGAAAAAGGAAATTCGGATAA
- a CDS encoding DUF4268 domain-containing protein, whose amino-acid sequence MFSKQEAQQLKKEFWTAFGKSFPRKWILYDTKIKDFSFKFHADHKKAEVSIDIEMKDEIFRNAYYEKIWSLESLLEEEVGEVQKDEFYSLENGKIISRIWVRKENVSIYNKNTWREIFEFFVAKMDGFERFFWEYEDFIKDI is encoded by the coding sequence GTGTTTTCAAAACAAGAAGCCCAACAATTAAAGAAAGAATTCTGGACTGCTTTCGGGAAAAGTTTTCCCAGGAAGTGGATTTTGTATGATACCAAAATCAAGGATTTTTCCTTTAAATTTCATGCGGATCACAAAAAGGCTGAAGTTTCTATCGATATCGAAATGAAAGATGAAATCTTCAGAAATGCGTATTACGAGAAGATATGGTCGCTTGAAAGTTTATTGGAAGAAGAAGTGGGCGAGGTTCAAAAAGATGAATTTTACAGTTTAGAAAACGGTAAAATTATTTCCAGAATTTGGGTAAGGAAAGAAAACGTTTCGATTTATAACAAAAACACTTGGCGGGAAATATTTGAGTTTTTTGTGGCGAAAATGGATGGTTTTGAAAGGTTCTTTTGGGAGTATGAAGATTTTATAAAAGATATTTGA
- the kbl gene encoding glycine C-acetyltransferase → MISTTYLETLQNELQNIKNDGLFKTERIITSQQSAEIEANGKKLLNFCANNYLGLSNNAEVMKASQEMVDERGYGMSSVRFICGTQDIHKELEEKISKFLGLEDTILYAACFDANGGVFEPLFTEEDAIISDELNHASIIDGVRLCKAARYRYKNNNMEDLEAQLKAASEKNHRFRIIVTDGVFSMDGIVANLKGVCDLAEKYDCLVMVDDSHATGFIGKTGRGTHQANDVMGRVDIITSTLGKALGGALGGFTSGKKEIIDMLRQRSRPYLFSNSLAPGIVGAAIKVLDMISEDTSLRDKVMENAEYFRTQMKAKGFDIPDGDAAIVPVMLYDAPLSQKMAEKLMDEGIYVIGFFYPVVPKGKARIRVQLSAAHTKEQLDQAIAAFEKVGKELGVI, encoded by the coding sequence ATGATTTCTACAACCTATCTCGAAACTCTTCAGAACGAACTGCAAAATATTAAAAACGACGGACTCTTTAAGACTGAAAGAATCATTACCTCGCAACAATCTGCTGAAATTGAAGCAAATGGAAAGAAATTATTGAACTTCTGTGCCAACAATTATCTAGGACTTTCCAATAATGCAGAAGTGATGAAAGCTTCGCAAGAAATGGTTGATGAACGTGGTTACGGAATGTCTTCAGTTCGTTTTATTTGTGGAACACAAGATATTCATAAGGAACTTGAGGAAAAGATTTCAAAATTTTTAGGATTAGAAGACACGATTCTTTATGCAGCTTGTTTCGACGCAAATGGTGGAGTTTTTGAGCCATTGTTTACAGAAGAAGACGCCATTATTTCTGATGAGCTTAATCATGCATCAATTATTGATGGAGTAAGACTTTGTAAAGCAGCAAGATACCGCTACAAAAACAATAATATGGAAGATTTGGAAGCTCAATTAAAGGCGGCTTCCGAAAAAAATCACCGTTTCAGAATTATAGTGACCGACGGTGTTTTCTCCATGGATGGAATTGTGGCAAATTTAAAAGGCGTTTGCGATTTGGCTGAAAAATATGATTGTCTGGTGATGGTCGATGATTCACATGCAACTGGTTTTATTGGAAAAACTGGTCGTGGAACGCACCAAGCCAATGACGTAATGGGAAGAGTCGATATCATTACTTCAACGTTAGGAAAAGCTTTGGGCGGTGCTTTAGGTGGATTTACTTCCGGTAAAAAGGAAATCATTGATATGTTGCGACAGCGTTCAAGACCTTATCTTTTCTCCAATTCTTTAGCTCCTGGAATAGTTGGTGCAGCGATAAAAGTTTTGGACATGATTTCTGAGGACACATCTTTAAGAGATAAAGTCATGGAAAATGCCGAATATTTCAGAACCCAAATGAAAGCGAAAGGTTTCGATATTCCGGATGGTGATGCAGCGATTGTTCCAGTGATGCTTTACGACGCACCTTTGTCCCAAAAGATGGCTGAAAAACTCATGGATGAGGGAATTTATGTGATTGGTTTCTTTTATCCTGTCGTTCCAAAAGGGAAAGCGAGAATCCGTGTGCAACTTTCCGCTGCTCATACGAAAGAACAATTGGATCAAGCGATTGCAGCGTTTGAAAAAGTAGGGAAGGAATTGGGAGTGATTTAA